The following are encoded in a window of Fibrobacter sp. genomic DNA:
- a CDS encoding TM2 domain-containing protein, with amino-acid sequence MAAEGTHNKWIALALCILLGYLGLHRFYEGKIWTGILWLCTAGLCGVGVVVDAILIVMKPEHY; translated from the coding sequence ATGGCCGCTGAAGGTACACACAATAAATGGATTGCACTCGCCCTTTGCATTTTGCTGGGCTATCTTGGATTACATCGTTTTTACGAAGGCAAGATTTGGACAGGCATCCTCTGGCTTTGCACCGCAGGTCTTTGCGGAGTTGGCGTTGTGGTAGACGCTATCCTCATCGTCATGAAACCGGAACATTACTAA